The Salvia miltiorrhiza cultivar Shanhuang (shh) chromosome 2, IMPLAD_Smil_shh, whole genome shotgun sequence DNA window CTTATTAATGTCGGGAGACGAACTTCTACTACAGTGCACATGATATGATCTTTTGTTGAGCTTTGGATGATTGGCCATTGTTCTAACATATTCTGTAGCTGGGTCAGTTCAAGCAGAGGGCAACTATGCAAGACAAGTACGGGAAGCCACTGATTACCGCTTCTGACAGTTCAAATCCGTGGTGGCGGCTGTTAGAGAAGGCAGTAAAAGACGCCAACGGGAAACTTGCAAAGCCGGAGATCTTTCCTGCTGCAACAGACTCTCGCTATTTCAGGGAGCTCGGCTTGCCAGCGATTGGCTTTTCTCCTATGGCAAACACTCCCATTCTTCTTCACGACCACAATGAGGTGACCTTTTCCTTCTCATACGTTCTGTTTCTTCGAGTTTGATTGATAAAAACGCGTAACTTGATTATTTTACTTGAGAAACATATATCGATCAATCTCGTGCAGTTCTTGAACAAGGATGAATATCTGCGAGGAATCTCCGTTTATGAATCGATCATCAAAGCATATGCATCTTATGTTGAACCTACGAGGGATGAAGCTTCGAGAGACGAGCTGTAACGATGCATCCAGCCGGTGCCGCCGCCTTCTCTCTCCGGCAAGGAAGTTGCAAGAATGCAGCCTTCTGCATACCGTCGCCAAGAACTTGCAACTCCAAAGTGTTGAATGTGCATTAAGGTAGTGTTTAATAAAATGAATCGATTTTCAGCACTTTGCATATGAATAATGATGGTTGGAAATAGATTTGAACGATAAACGTTTTTTTTCTACTTTAATTTGGTGTTTgccttagagcatccacattggtcGACTCATCCGAGGGGACTCGAGTCaatttttggatgagtcaaccGATGTAAGCTCCCTCTTACTCGAGTCTGACTCATCCAGATGAGTAAGGCTCATCCACCCATTATGGATTGCACGCGCCACTTTTATATGGATGAGCCGGGCTCAACAGATGTAGGGGGTCGACTCATAGTCGACTAATCCCCTTTTTATATGGATTAGTCGATCTGTGGATGAGTTGACCAATGTAGGGGCATTGACTCATAACCGACTCATTCATGAATGAGGCTCTAACCGATTAAACGGATGCGAATGCTTTTACATTTATCGAATCATTTAATAAACTTTTTTAAGAAACACTTTCAAAAATAATCGAATACTAATAAATTCTCTTATTATACGCTAAAATATGAAACTAGCGTATGAATGAAATGAATTATAATTCACTCGGTTTAAGATAAACCATTCATTGATGTGTATTGAATAATTAACCTCAAAATGAGAATgatcaaatataattaaagcCCAACAAAATGTATCAAATAAAATTCATGTTTGGAATAATTATAGTACTAGTTAGGTAATCATTAAGCGTGATAATTGGGCTCCACACGTTCAATTTCCTGTCTCCAGAGTGTTCAAGAATCAAAACCCTAGACACGTGGCAGAAGAGCAAGAGTCATTCGAAATTAAATATACTAAAATTAATTAGTTGAACTACAAACAATATACCCATTTGATTTGTGATATTTTCTTGAACCCTACCAATAAAGTTAATCAACTCAAATGCcaagttttatttataattacacGTATAAGTTGACTCAACTCTCCGACctattccctccgtctcacgaaGCATGACTCAGTTTCATTTTTGGTTTGTTCTACGAaacttgacctgtttctaaaaatgataaaaaattaaCCTTTTATTCatgtttttactttttcacctatcacacttaacacacaaaataccaatttcttaatttccgtgtcgaaaagaactagattatgcttcatgggacgaagtgggtattaattaaagaaaagacATCATGAATCGTGCTCAAATCAGCAATATACTTACTAGATAAAAGTAAGAGAATTATACTAATTTGTGATTACATTTACATGTCTTAATTACTAGTAATATTTTGTTCATATCATTGTCTAATTGTGGTAGTAATTCAATGTATATACACCCATTTAAAATCGATTTGGACACTAAATCTCTTAATTAACCATTCCTAATTATGACATGGTTAAATACAAATATTCGTTAATTATTATATGATCACGACACGTGTCCAGACGCATTTACGTTTACATGTACACAATAAATATACctacaatatttatttattttaaattacaacTATACGCACATTAAATGACTTCCAACTCCTAATTTACGAAGCTTCTTATCAATattaaaagttttaaaaatGGTAATTGAACAATCAAGTTTTACACGTAGTGGAATCAGACGAAATATTTAACATTATCCACCTTAAACAAACTtatctcaaaaaagaaaaaattattaaaaaaaattacgtatataattattgtatataaatattctttttatgtgtgtgtgtgtgagagagagaaggctGGTAACTGTATGAGCGCCTACAAATGTAAATTAGTTTACTCTTCAAATTGCTTGCCGAAGCAGGGCGTTGACCGCATTAATGGCGGCGCCTACATGCAAATCAATTTTACGACGATCGACAGCTTTGATTTGATTACGATCGTACAGAATCAGGCTGAAAGCGGAATTGAAGGAGCTCGAGATCACGGCGAGCGTACGGCTGTCTCGCCGCAGCCTGGCGGCGGCGTTTCTGTTGGCTGACATTTTTGCCAGCGGAATTTCCGCAGTTGTATTCCAAAAATTGCCGTGGGAACCGTTTTGTGTTTGATCGATTGCAGAGAATTGAATTGCTCGGATTTTGGCGGGACGGCGGCGGTAGCTGGTTTCCTGTTTGGCGGGTTTTTCTTCATCGTCTTCGAGGATTACAGGTACTGTTAAGAATTCTGGAATTCAGCTTTACTGATAACCTGACAGGCGATTGTCTGATCGAAGTAATCCGATGCGAAATGATCAAATGAATGTAGTTGTTTACTTTATTTCTGTTTGCGATTATTTATGTGATTACTGTGTCAGTGAGTTGATTTTTGGTAGGGTTTTAATTGTAGGCTAATTGACTCTAGCAGATTTTTAGTGATCTAGATGAAGGATTATCAAGAGAGATGGAAACCAGGCCGCGGAAACAGTGTCATTGCCTCGTTAATGGGTCTTGATGAGCTTCACACTAAGCCGCCGTTTCATGAAAAACGCAGAGGTTTATCTGAAAGCTATGTCCGAAACTCTGCTTCTATAGGCCTACGACCGGGTAGTTTACTTTCCGTTGCTCGTATGTGTAGGGTAGATAATGAGGGAGTGCAGGCCTCCAATATGAGTGAAAATGATAATGTTTCCGATAGATTTTTGAACTCGAGAAGTGGCAGTTTTAGGAAGGGTATAAGGTATTCAATCGGCAATAATGATGAGCAGAAGCTTGAGCATGACTTGCTTCACCTTGGTGAGCTTGGTATGGATTCCATGGGGAACTCATTAAACTCGCAGTTGGAGGTGATAGATAATACTCGTCGTTTATCAACTAGCATTGGCGCTTTTAAACCAGGTTCGGAGAAGGAAGGGACCGTAGGGTATGATCTCAAAGATGGTGAGTTAGATGTACATACCAGTGTAATTGGAAATCTCCGACATGAGTTGACACATGAAGAGCTACCTGTGTCTTCAGGGCATAGTTGCAGTGCTTGCTCCCGAGCTATGAACAGAATCTCTCAACAAGAAACGCGTAGAAGCAAATTTGAAGGGTTACTGAGATATGGAAGTTACGGCCACCATCCACATAGATTACTTCAACGGTCATCTTTGTCCAATgaatccaagaagcaaaagcTTCAAAGGTGGAAGAAGATGGAAAAGAAGGTTCAAGGATTTGGAGATTCTCGGAGGAATGAAACTCTTAATCAAATACTAGCTTTGGCTGATCGGATATCAAAGCAAGGAAATCTGGATGTGAAACCTGGTAAAACTAATTTGTGCAATCCAACCAGTAGCAGTTCTTCGCTTCTTAGCAGCGTggatgttggggatgatgagAGTCTAAAAAGCCTACCGGTTTCTGAATTTGAAGAAGTGAAAGATATCCTTTCGACTGGATGGAACACGACACAAGATGAACTTATTGCAACAGAGAACAAGTCTGAGGAACAAACGACTTCCCAGAATGACGATTTAGAATCTAAAAGTGGGAGGGGCAGCAAGCAGTTTCAGATTTCTCTTGGTGCGGATGATACCATGTCACCAGGTTCTAAAATCTCAGAGTCATCTAGCTGTTCCTTTTTTTGCTTTGGTTCAGCATTAAACAACCCTGAAGCATACATCCTTGGCATTCGTGATGAAATggataataattttgaaaacaaCTTTGGTGAAGATGATGAACATAGTACGACTGTAGGGGTTTCTTCTATAACCAGTGGTGACCCTCAGTCAGAATCAAATCTGTGTACCAAATTGGAGGAAGCTGGGAAATCTTCTGCTGTTGAGGAAGTCTTCAGCAGAGAggtttgctctctctctctctctctctctctgtctctctgtgtgcgcgcgcgcgctCGCGCGTCCGCACCTCTTGGTTACACAAAACTGTTCTAATTCTATAATTTTATTGTCATGAAATATTATGCATCTGGAGTAGGCTGATTTATAACTTCATGGCACTGTAACTCACTCTAAAAGGAATCAaatgtaaaaaattaattacactAGTTGTAAAGCATATAGATTTTTGCCAACTGAAGTTTATGAAATTACTAGTTATTTTGTTATAAATGCTTTGTTTTTAAGTACTTCCATCACTGTGCTTCAGAACATATCCGTCACAATCCTTAAGTTAGCATATTTGTTGTCAGATTCCGTTAGCTTGCCACCTGTTATACATTCTTCGTATATTTAGGTTTAGCAACTCCAAATCCATCATATTTATGTACTTATTTAGTCACAAATATCTTTGTAATTATAGTTGCAAAAGCTGGTGTGAGATTTCACGGCGAAAGTATGGTAAAAGGTGATTGACATAATAATCTACTCGAATTTTCTCGAAATTTGACAGAAGCTTTTCTTGCTGGTACATCACAATTAGATAACTATATGTACTTTCATCCTGTAATTTTACTTACCATTACTTGAAAGAGTAGTAATATGCCTAGAATCTCCAATTAAAGCATGTCTTCGTTTGGATGTGATATCATGAGTCTACTTTAATGCATAATTTAGCTAAACTTCTTCAGATGAATAAGCAGTAATGCCAAATTTGTTCAGTCTTTCCATCACCACTCCAATTAGTCTCTGATGCAGGCTGCCTTGGGAAGGATCATTTTCATaatctttttgtaaataaagaaaattc harbors:
- the LOC131009405 gene encoding uncharacterized protein LOC131009405, with the protein product MKDYQERWKPGRGNSVIASLMGLDELHTKPPFHEKRRGLSESYVRNSASIGLRPGSLLSVARMCRVDNEGVQASNMSENDNVSDRFLNSRSGSFRKGIRYSIGNNDEQKLEHDLLHLGELGMDSMGNSLNSQLEVIDNTRRLSTSIGAFKPGSEKEGTVGYDLKDGELDVHTSVIGNLRHELTHEELPVSSGHSCSACSRAMNRISQQETRRSKFEGLLRYGSYGHHPHRLLQRSSLSNESKKQKLQRWKKMEKKVQGFGDSRRNETLNQILALADRISKQGNLDVKPGKTNLCNPTSSSSSLLSSVDVGDDESLKSLPVSEFEEVKDILSTGWNTTQDELIATENKSEEQTTSQNDDLESKSGRGSKQFQISLGADDTMSPGSKISESSSCSFFCFGSALNNPEAYILGIRDEMDNNFENNFGEDDEHSTTVGVSSITSGDPQSESNLCTKLEEAGKSSAVEEVFSREASLNEYFEEEPAYSNFPAIVPPESRENLKRTNQHSPDSVLESFGIKSSLEWFDGTGLQLQLESLNFDSGETYSEGSVMVVSGDEDAEEEFGVPHHDSRKVKRWLRDGESRNFSYTVDVLDEAGFCGMNSYMDLKMWYSLECPISPLVFETLEKKYGKQTSWQKSERQLLFDRINSALLEIFQAGTTSIQRRLRASFRLDEVVDEIWTTLVSQEKEKTKELSEKALVKWLEFEEGIDIICKELEASLFDELAMEFASLWN